A stretch of Lactuca sativa cultivar Salinas chromosome 6, Lsat_Salinas_v11, whole genome shotgun sequence DNA encodes these proteins:
- the LOC111877491 gene encoding inosine-5'-monophosphate dehydrogenase 2, producing MTTASNGYMNGYTKMEDGFPATRLFNQGYSYTYDDVIFLPHYIDFSTDSVQLNTKLSRNINLSIPCVASPMDTVTEASMAVSMAALGGIGIIHSNNTASEQSSLIRSAKSHRIPFASTDIPFLSPDDSISSASVFNNSPCVFITNDKNNKNLLGVVDKLTWESLPDKEARISSYMQKNVVTLPNTCNLKDVAGYLTKKEMDFVPLVSGEGEVIDVVSKWDVERINGFPKTSGFPSVGENGEFLVGASIGTREKDKERLEHVVKAGANVIVIDSSQGNSIYQIEMIKYVKKTFPNLDVIGGNVVTMYQAQNLIQAGVDGLRVGMGSGSICTTQEVCAVGRGQATAVYKVSSVAAQSGVPVIADGGISNSGHIVKALTLGASTVMMGSFLAGSTEAPGAYTNQGGERVKKYRGMGSLEAMRKGSDARYLGDTAKMKIAQGVVGAVADKGSVLKFIPYTMHAVKQGFQDLGASSLYSAHDLLRSGVLRLEVRTGAAQVEGGVHGLVSYEKKSF from the exons ATGACCACCGCAAGCAACGGATATATGAATGGATATACGAAGATGGAGGATGGGTTTCCGGCAACCAGACTCTTCAACCAAGGATACTCTTACACCTACGACGACGTTATCTTCCTCCCTCATTATATCGACTTCTCAACCGACTCCGTTCAACTAAACACAAAACTCTCTCGTAACATAAACCTCTCTATCCCATGCGTCGCCTCTCCAATGGACACAGTCACCGAAGCATCCATGGCCGTTTCAATGGCGGCTTTAGGTGGTATCGGAATCATCCACTCCAACAACACCGCATCCGAACAGTCATCCTTAATCCGGTCAGCCAAATCCCACCGTATCCCCTTCGCATCAACCGATATCCCGTTTTTGTCACCGGATGATTCCATTTCCTCCGCCTCTGTTTTCAACAACTCCCCTTGCGTTTTCATAACCAATGATAAGAATAACAAGAATCTGTTAGGCGTCGTCGATAAGTTAACCTGGGAAAGTTTACCCGACAAGGAGGCTAGGATTTCAAGCTATATGCAGAAGAACGTGGTAACATTGCCAAATACGTGTAACCTTAAAGATGTTGCTGGGTATTTAACAAAAAAGGAGATGGATTTTGTGCCATTGGTGAGTGGAGAAGGGGAGGTGATAGATGTGGTGAGCAAATGGGATGTAGAGAGGATTAATGGGTTCCCGAAGACCTCTGGCTTCCCTTCTGTTGGAGAAAACGGGGAGTTTTTAGTGGGAGCGTCAATTGGGACTAGGGAGAAAGATAAAGAAAGGTTAGAACATGTAGTTAAAGCTGGTGCGAATGTGATTGTGATCGATAGTTCACAAGGAAACTCGATTTATCAGATAGAGATGATCAAATATGTTAAAAAAACGTTTCCTAATTTGGATGTAATTGGTGGGAATGTAGTTACAATGTATCAAGCTCAAAACCTGATTCAAGCTGGAGTTGATGGGTTGAGAGTTGGAATGGGGTCGGGTTCCATTTGTACTACTCAAGAAGTTTGTGCTGTTGGCCGAGGACAAGCAACCGCAGTGTACAAGGTATCATCGGTTGCTGCGCAAAGTGGTGTTCCGGTGATCGCTGATGGTGGGATTTCAAATTCTGGACATATAGTCAAAGCTTTGACTTTAGGAGCGTCAACTGTAATGATGGGGAGTTTTTTAGCAGGAAGTACCGAAGCTCCGGGGGCTTACACAAATCAG GGGGGTGAAAGGGTGAAAAAGTATCGAGGAATGGGGTCTTTAGAAGCGATGAGAAAAGGAAGTGATGCACGTTACCTTGGTGACACTGCTAAAATGAAGATTGCGCAAGGGGTTGTTGGAGCAGTTGCAGATAAAGGTTCGGTGTTAAAGTTTATTCCGTACACTATGCATGCAGTGAAACAGGGTTTCCAAGATCTTGGTGCTTCTTCCTTATATTCGGCTCATGATTTGTTGAGGTCTGGGGTTTTAAGGCTTGAG